The following are from one region of the Stigmatella ashevillena genome:
- a CDS encoding ELWxxDGT repeat protein, giving the protein MWSPRPLLLTLSLLSVLGGLSRLAYADASVNPGLADDCGDKVYLVKDIAPRCSSPTNDCDSAVPTHMVEMGGVLFFQAFDGEQGVDGGHGTELWKSNGQAGGTEIVLDIAENSDPKELTVVADTLFFVAREGEMYALWKTDGSKAGTQRVKQFTSDPSDFGLTALGNTLFFKRDGMGNGAVKKLWKSNGLDGGTVEVNAAGGMEYSNPQYLTALGNQLYFQAENPVHGAELWKSDGTEAGTRMVADLLPGLGRGSNPSELTVANGRLFFLAADPTDTLGNNGLWKTSGSEVDTELIVPAKDSSTLGSLTAAGDKLFFTVDESKELRVYRDVPGAELIRRFSASISQLTYVHGVLFFARANELWRSDGTKVGTQLVKAFDTTYSIPLIARGPGMAIFVVNSGTGYELWKSNGQTEGTQLLHAYPRKRTGGDVPPTDAIVSSANKLFFAATQLRAGSTQYTVGDELYAVDFKDVDCTAPVVTPCQDFMTVEALTPQGAQVYYLRAPVTDNSLAPTSLTYTPASGSLLPWSETVPSRVEAVARDGVGNETRCTLDVYVKDTISPRVLCPEAPLIKEAESLEGTRVTYDEVSASDAVLLKEVSYSPPSGSLFPIGRTDVEVTARDGAGKTATCAIHVEVRDRVAPSIECPGPQTFTVPGRSGGRVELPEASARDNLAPPEVSYSPERDSLFPEGETVVTATATDSGGNTASCTFQVTVVGEGEEEETPDKGCGCQSGSLQGGAVWLLLMLLPAWARRRAARLEA; this is encoded by the coding sequence ATGTGGTCCCCACGGCCTTTGCTCCTGACGTTGTCCCTTCTCTCCGTGCTGGGGGGCCTCTCCCGCCTGGCGTATGCGGACGCTTCCGTGAATCCAGGGCTCGCCGATGACTGTGGCGACAAGGTGTACCTGGTCAAGGACATCGCCCCGCGCTGCAGCAGCCCCACCAATGACTGTGACAGCGCGGTTCCCACCCACATGGTGGAGATGGGCGGCGTGCTCTTCTTCCAGGCGTTTGATGGGGAGCAGGGGGTCGACGGAGGCCATGGCACCGAGCTCTGGAAGAGCAACGGGCAGGCGGGAGGTACCGAGATCGTCCTGGATATCGCGGAAAATTCGGATCCCAAGGAGCTCACGGTTGTGGCGGACACGCTGTTCTTCGTGGCCCGAGAGGGGGAGATGTACGCGTTGTGGAAGACCGATGGCTCGAAAGCGGGCACCCAGCGCGTCAAGCAATTCACCTCGGATCCGTCCGACTTCGGGCTCACCGCGTTGGGCAACACGCTGTTCTTCAAGAGAGACGGGATGGGCAACGGCGCTGTGAAGAAGCTCTGGAAGAGCAACGGGCTCGACGGTGGGACGGTCGAGGTGAACGCCGCGGGCGGGATGGAGTACTCGAATCCGCAGTACCTGACGGCGTTGGGCAACCAGCTCTATTTCCAGGCCGAGAATCCCGTCCATGGCGCCGAGCTGTGGAAGAGTGACGGGACGGAAGCGGGGACCCGGATGGTGGCGGACCTCCTGCCCGGCCTGGGGCGGGGGTCGAATCCCTCGGAGCTGACCGTGGCGAACGGACGGCTCTTCTTCCTCGCCGCCGATCCAACGGACACCTTGGGGAACAACGGCCTGTGGAAGACCTCGGGCTCGGAGGTGGACACGGAGCTCATCGTCCCGGCGAAGGACTCCAGCACGTTGGGCTCACTCACCGCCGCGGGCGACAAGCTCTTCTTCACCGTCGATGAGAGCAAGGAGCTGAGGGTGTACCGGGACGTGCCGGGCGCGGAGCTCATCCGGCGCTTCTCCGCGTCCATCTCGCAACTGACCTATGTGCACGGGGTGCTTTTTTTCGCCCGCGCGAACGAGCTGTGGAGAAGCGATGGGACGAAGGTCGGCACTCAGCTGGTGAAGGCGTTTGACACCACCTATTCCATTCCCCTGATCGCTCGGGGGCCCGGCATGGCCATCTTCGTCGTGAACAGCGGGACAGGCTACGAGCTGTGGAAGAGCAATGGGCAGACGGAGGGGACCCAGTTGCTTCATGCCTATCCCCGCAAGCGGACCGGAGGCGACGTGCCCCCCACGGACGCCATCGTGAGCTCGGCGAACAAGCTCTTCTTCGCTGCCACGCAGCTCCGGGCCGGAAGCACGCAGTACACCGTGGGGGACGAGCTGTACGCGGTGGACTTCAAGGACGTGGATTGCACCGCTCCGGTGGTCACCCCCTGCCAGGATTTCATGACGGTGGAGGCGCTCACCCCTCAGGGCGCGCAGGTGTATTACCTGCGCGCGCCCGTGACGGACAATTCGCTCGCGCCCACCTCGCTGACCTACACCCCCGCCTCCGGGAGCCTCCTGCCCTGGAGTGAGACGGTGCCCTCCCGCGTGGAGGCGGTCGCGCGGGACGGTGTGGGCAACGAGACGCGGTGCACCCTGGATGTCTACGTCAAAGACACCATTTCTCCGAGGGTGCTGTGCCCAGAGGCGCCCCTCATCAAGGAGGCGGAGAGCCTCGAGGGCACCCGCGTCACCTATGATGAGGTGTCGGCCAGTGACGCCGTCCTCTTGAAAGAAGTGAGCTACAGCCCGCCCTCGGGGAGCCTGTTTCCGATAGGGCGGACGGACGTCGAGGTCACCGCGCGGGATGGGGCAGGGAAGACGGCGACGTGCGCCATCCACGTGGAGGTGCGGGACCGGGTGGCGCCCTCCATCGAATGCCCCGGGCCCCAAACGTTCACGGTCCCGGGGAGGAGCGGGGGCCGGGTCGAGCTGCCCGAGGCGTCCGCGCGGGACAACCTGGCGCCGCCCGAGGTGAGCTACAGCCCGGAGCGTGACAGCCTCTTTCCCGAGGGAGAGACGGTGGTGACCGCCACCGCGACGGACTCGGGGGGCAACACCGCGAGCTGCACCTTCCAGGTCACCGTGGTGGGAGAGGGGGAGGAGGAGGAGACGCCAGACAAGGGCTGTGGCTGCCAGTCCGGTTCCTTGCAAGGGGGCGCCGTGTGGCTGCTGCTCATGCTGTTGCCTGCCTGGGCGCGCCGGAGGGCCGCTAGACTGGAGGCGTGA
- a CDS encoding aminotransferase class V-fold PLP-dependent enzyme, whose translation MSTSIEAYRAQFPVLARQLYFNHAGVAPTSLRVAAAVREWMEDVVNHGVKYERGWEARAEHTRALAARIIGAAPEEIAFVRNTSHGLGLVAEGLDWKPGDEVAVATSIEYPSNVYPWLHLKDRGVEVREIAARDGGITPEAVAQALTPRTRLVAVSSVQFASGFRTDLDAVGALCERAGVLLCVDGIQSVGCSQVDVKRSRIHFLSADSHKWMLGISGIGFLYVAKELLPRLRPALVGWRSTTDAWNFNRSHFELRPDAGRLEEGSHSFTGIYALGAALELLLEVGIPDIEARIQSLLTSLDAGLRELGCDTGPSPAHRAGILTFVPPKGEARALAAWLGEREVSLSLRRGRIRLSPHFYNQPEEAERLLQAVRGFLSR comes from the coding sequence GTGAGCACCTCCATCGAAGCCTATCGCGCGCAGTTTCCCGTCCTCGCCCGGCAGCTCTACTTCAACCACGCGGGCGTGGCCCCCACCAGCCTCCGCGTCGCCGCCGCCGTGCGCGAGTGGATGGAAGACGTGGTGAACCACGGCGTGAAGTATGAGCGCGGGTGGGAAGCCAGGGCCGAGCACACCCGGGCGCTGGCGGCGCGCATCATTGGCGCGGCCCCCGAGGAGATCGCCTTCGTGCGCAACACCAGCCACGGGCTGGGGCTGGTGGCCGAGGGCCTGGATTGGAAGCCCGGGGATGAAGTGGCGGTGGCCACCTCCATCGAATACCCCTCCAATGTGTACCCCTGGCTCCACTTGAAGGACCGGGGGGTGGAGGTGCGGGAGATCGCTGCTCGGGACGGAGGGATCACGCCGGAGGCGGTGGCCCAGGCGCTCACGCCCCGGACGCGGCTGGTGGCAGTCAGCTCCGTCCAGTTCGCGAGCGGCTTCCGGACCGACCTGGACGCCGTGGGGGCGCTGTGCGAGCGCGCAGGCGTGCTGCTGTGCGTGGATGGCATCCAGAGCGTTGGGTGCTCACAGGTGGACGTGAAGCGAAGCCGGATCCACTTCCTGAGCGCGGACAGCCACAAGTGGATGCTGGGCATCTCGGGGATTGGCTTCCTCTATGTGGCGAAAGAGCTGTTGCCCCGGCTGAGGCCGGCGCTCGTGGGGTGGCGAAGCACCACGGATGCGTGGAACTTCAACCGGTCCCACTTCGAGCTCCGCCCAGACGCGGGAAGGTTGGAGGAGGGCAGTCACTCCTTCACCGGCATCTACGCGTTGGGGGCCGCCCTGGAGCTGCTGTTGGAGGTGGGGATTCCGGACATCGAGGCGCGAATCCAGAGCCTGCTGACGTCCCTGGACGCGGGGCTGCGGGAGCTGGGCTGCGACACGGGGCCCTCGCCGGCGCACCGGGCGGGCATTCTCACCTTCGTGCCTCCGAAGGGAGAGGCCCGGGCGCTGGCGGCCTGGCTGGGGGAGCGGGAGGTGAGCCTCTCATTGCGCAGAGGCCGCATCCGCTTGTCTCCCCACTTCTACAACCAGCCCGAGGAAGCCGAGCGCCTTCTCCAAGCGGTTCGCGGCTTCCTGAGCAGGTGA
- the cysK gene encoding cysteine synthase A, with the protein MKVDNILQTIGNTPHVRINRLFPSRVEVYMKLERANPGGSIKDRIGLAMIEDAEQRGLLKKDSVIIEPTSGNTGIGLAIVAAVKGYKLILVMPESMSLERRRLMAAYGATFELTPRAQGMKGAIAKAQEMVANTPNAWMPQQFENESNITVHKRTTVKEILADFPEGLDYLLTGVGTGGHITACGEELKKVWPKLKVFAVEPSKSPVISGGQPGPHPIQGIGAGFIPKNLHTDAIDGAVQIPEEEAFDFARRAAREEGIFVGISSGAALAAVNRKLAEVPDGSRILTFCYDTGERYLSIENLF; encoded by the coding sequence ATGAAAGTCGACAACATCCTTCAGACCATCGGCAACACGCCCCACGTCCGCATCAACCGGCTCTTTCCCTCGCGCGTCGAGGTCTACATGAAGCTGGAGCGGGCCAACCCGGGCGGCAGCATCAAGGACCGCATTGGTCTGGCGATGATCGAAGATGCGGAGCAGCGCGGGCTGCTCAAGAAGGACAGCGTCATCATCGAGCCGACGTCCGGAAACACCGGCATCGGCCTGGCCATCGTGGCGGCGGTGAAGGGCTACAAGCTCATCCTGGTCATGCCCGAGTCCATGAGCCTGGAGCGGCGCCGGCTGATGGCGGCCTATGGGGCCACCTTCGAGCTCACGCCGCGTGCGCAGGGCATGAAGGGCGCCATCGCGAAGGCACAGGAGATGGTGGCGAACACGCCCAACGCGTGGATGCCGCAGCAGTTCGAAAACGAGTCCAACATCACGGTCCACAAGCGCACCACGGTGAAGGAGATCCTGGCGGACTTCCCCGAGGGGCTCGACTACCTGCTCACCGGCGTGGGCACCGGCGGCCACATCACCGCGTGCGGTGAGGAGCTGAAGAAGGTGTGGCCCAAGCTGAAGGTGTTCGCGGTGGAGCCCTCCAAGTCGCCCGTCATCAGCGGCGGCCAGCCCGGCCCCCACCCCATCCAGGGAATCGGCGCGGGCTTCATCCCCAAGAACCTGCACACGGACGCCATCGATGGCGCGGTGCAGATTCCCGAGGAAGAGGCGTTCGACTTCGCCCGGCGTGCCGCCCGTGAAGAGGGCATCTTCGTGGGCATCTCCTCGGGTGCCGCGCTGGCCGCGGTGAACCGGAAGCTGGCCGAGGTTCCCGACGGGAGCCGGATCCTCACCTTCTGCTACGACACGGGCGAGCGCTACCTCTCCATCGAGAACCTCTTCTAG
- the epsC gene encoding serine O-acetyltransferase EpsC: MDAPYDRLLALLLESRQRQCFPSEIATAAPEFVKQVLGLLFPHFAERLECTAPAIRRDVMGVEANLVRLLGLLKSSLYPDTQESIPQRFIAELPDIYAALRQDADAIFEADPAARSVDEVILTYPGFYAIAIFRVAHSLHRLGFPLLPRLLTEFAHQRTGVDIHPGATIGRRFVIDHGTGVVIGETTVIGERVKIYQGVTLGALVVQKTLANSKRHPTLEDDVVVYANATILGGDTVVGRGSIIAGNAWLTQSVPPQSVVTRRTEVRQRGSDSDLGELEFHI; the protein is encoded by the coding sequence TACGACAGGCTGCTCGCGCTCTTGCTGGAAAGCCGCCAGCGCCAGTGCTTCCCCTCCGAGATCGCCACGGCGGCGCCAGAGTTCGTCAAGCAGGTGCTCGGCCTGCTCTTTCCCCACTTCGCCGAACGGCTGGAGTGCACCGCCCCCGCCATCCGTCGCGACGTGATGGGGGTGGAGGCCAACCTCGTCCGGCTGCTGGGGCTGCTCAAGTCATCGCTCTATCCCGACACGCAGGAGTCCATCCCCCAGCGCTTCATCGCCGAGCTGCCGGACATTTACGCCGCGCTGAGACAGGATGCCGACGCCATCTTCGAGGCGGATCCCGCCGCGCGCAGCGTGGACGAAGTCATTCTCACCTACCCGGGCTTCTACGCCATCGCCATCTTCCGCGTGGCCCACTCGCTGCACCGCCTCGGCTTTCCGCTGCTGCCGCGCCTGCTCACCGAGTTCGCGCACCAGCGCACCGGGGTGGACATTCATCCCGGGGCCACCATCGGCCGGCGCTTCGTCATCGATCACGGCACCGGGGTGGTGATTGGAGAGACGACCGTCATCGGCGAGCGGGTGAAGATCTACCAGGGCGTGACGCTGGGCGCGCTGGTGGTCCAGAAGACCCTGGCCAACAGCAAGCGCCACCCCACGCTCGAGGACGACGTGGTGGTGTACGCCAACGCCACCATTCTCGGCGGCGACACGGTCGTCGGCCGGGGCAGCATCATCGCCGGCAACGCCTGGTTGACCCAGAGCGTGCCTCCCCAGTCCGTCGTCACCCGCCGTACCGAGGTGCGGCAGCGGGGCTCCGACTCGGATCTGGGGGAGTTGGAGTTCCACATCTGA